Proteins encoded by one window of Mustela erminea isolate mMusErm1 chromosome 7, mMusErm1.Pri, whole genome shotgun sequence:
- the LOC116594895 gene encoding 60S ribosomal protein L23a-like gives MKMAPKAKKEAPAPPKAEAKAKALKAKKAVLKGVHSHKKKKIRTSPTFRRPKTLCLQRQPKYPRKSAPRRNKLDHYAIIKFPLTTESAMKKIEDNNTLVFIVDVKANKHQIKQAVKKLYDIDVAKVNTLIRPDGEKKAYVRLAPDYDALDVANKIGII, from the coding sequence ATGAAGATGGCGCcgaaagctaagaaggaagcccctgcccctcccaaagccgaagccaaagcaaaggctttgaaagccaagaaagcggtgctgaaaggcgtccacagtcacaaaaaaaagaagatccgcaCATCACCTACGTTCCGACGACCCAAGACtctgtgtctccaaaggcaaccCAAATACCCTCGAAAGAgcgcccccaggagaaacaagcttgaccactatgccatcatcaagttccccctgactactgagtcagccatgaagaaaatagaagacaacaacacacttgtgttcattgtggatgtcaaggccaacaagcaccagatcaaacaggctgtgaagaagctctatgacattgatgtagccaaggtcaacaccttaatcaggcctgatggagagaagaaggcatacgttcggctggcccctgactatgatgctttggatgttgccaacaaaattgggatcatctaa